AGAAGGAAGGCAACGGACTCGTCCAGACAGATATAGATGATATCCTGGCAAATATTTGAGGCTATATCTATTTATCAGGTTTATATATACAATTATATTAAGATATGGAGGTTAAGTAACAATGGATTTAAATATGAAGGTTCTTGTTGTTGACGATTTTGCCACAATGAGACGAATTGTAAAAAATATTTTAAAGCAGATCGGATTTAGCAATATCATTGAAGCCGAAGACGGAAAAAGCGCTTTTAAATTATTGCAGAATGGTAGCTTTGATCTGATCATGTGTGACTGGAATATGCCTGAGATGCCCGGAATAGAACTATTAACAAAGATTAGGGCTGATGAGCAATTAAAAACGATACCCTTTGTGATGGTTACGGCAGAGGCCCAGAAAAATAACATTTTAGATGCTGTCAAAGCAGGTGTAAGCAGTTATATTGTTAAGCCCTTTACTGCTGAAACCGTAGACCAGAAACTAAAAAAAATATTTAATTAAATATTTTATATAATTTGATCAGCCATTCACCGACAACAAATTGAATGCTATCAAATAAATATTATTAAAAAGGTTTCCGTAGTTGATTTTAAATAATATTTATGGCAAGAGAAAGGTAAAACAATGAATATAAACAAAATAGACCAGACCGACTGTTTGCGGCAGTCAGGCCTTAACAAAATAACAAGCGATAAAGGATTCAAACAAGTCTTTGATCAAAAGCTTACCGAAATCAACAAGATTGCTCAACCGGCTTTTTCGAAACATGAAACAGATATAATTAATCATAGTGATAAAGTGCTTAATCTCCTTGATGATTATGTAAACGAATTGCATAATCATCAAAAAACATTAAGAGAGATTGAACCTCTTGTTTCCAGTATAGAAAAAGAAATAAGCCTTGTTGAATCAAAGACTGCCGGCATTGTTCCCAAAAACGGGGAAATTGAGCAATTTGTCAGAGAGCTTTCGCTTACTGCTAATGTTGCCATGTTGAAGTTTCAGCGTGGGGATTATGTATAGTTAACTTTTTATATTGTTTTGTTTTCATATTTGGCTTGGTTTTAAAAAAGGCTATGCTCATATCAAAAGGGTTTTTGATTTCCTGCCGCAAGGTTTTTAAACATCCCAATAATAATATTTACTAATTTGTCATATTTTTATATCAGAAAGGCTGCATGATATGCAAAAAATCTTGATTATAGATGATAATCTTACTGAGGCAGAATTAATAGTAAATATCTTAAAAGAAAAAGGCTTCGAATCAACATCGGCTCCGGATGGGGCTTCGGGAATAAAAGAATTGGATACTAACCATTATGACCTGGTTTTAACCGACCTGATGATGCCGGGTGTTGATGGAATGGCTGTACTGAACCATGTTGTATTAAAATATCCCAAAACGAAATGCATCATTTTAACCGGTCACGCAACAATCAAAGGTTCGGTA
The Pseudomonadota bacterium genome window above contains:
- a CDS encoding chemotaxis response regulator CheY — encoded protein: MDLNMKVLVVDDFATMRRIVKNILKQIGFSNIIEAEDGKSAFKLLQNGSFDLIMCDWNMPEMPGIELLTKIRADEQLKTIPFVMVTAEAQKNNILDAVKAGVSSYIVKPFTAETVDQKLKKIFN